From the genome of Phreatobacter cathodiphilus, one region includes:
- a CDS encoding SDR family NAD(P)-dependent oxidoreductase has product MAFDFKGKRVVVCGGSRGIGRSIALGFAAAGAAVSICARGEDGLKATAAEMGALGAVTHFAACDLADGAAIAAYVPAAAKALGGIDVLVNNASGFGMGDTEDGWAKGFNVDVMATVRASQAALTFLEASKGSSIVNIASISGYRPSVRTAAYAAVKAAVIQYTTSQAAALAPKGIRVNCVAPGSIEFPGGTWEARRTSDPALYNKVLGAIPFNRLGTPEEIASVVMFLASPHASWMTAQTLVVDGGQLLG; this is encoded by the coding sequence ATGGCCTTCGACTTCAAGGGAAAGCGCGTCGTGGTCTGCGGCGGCAGCCGCGGCATCGGCCGCTCGATTGCGCTCGGCTTCGCGGCGGCGGGTGCCGCGGTCTCGATCTGCGCGCGCGGCGAGGACGGGCTCAAGGCCACCGCCGCCGAGATGGGCGCGCTCGGCGCCGTCACCCATTTCGCCGCCTGCGACCTCGCCGACGGGGCCGCCATCGCCGCCTATGTTCCCGCCGCCGCCAAGGCGCTCGGCGGCATCGACGTTCTCGTCAACAACGCCTCCGGTTTCGGCATGGGCGACACCGAGGACGGCTGGGCCAAGGGCTTCAACGTCGACGTCATGGCGACGGTGCGCGCCAGCCAGGCGGCGCTGACCTTCCTGGAGGCGTCGAAGGGCTCCTCCATCGTCAACATCGCCTCGATCTCGGGCTACCGGCCCTCGGTCCGCACGGCCGCCTATGCGGCGGTCAAGGCGGCGGTGATCCAGTACACGACGAGCCAGGCCGCGGCTCTCGCGCCGAAGGGGATCCGCGTCAATTGCGTGGCGCCGGGCTCCATCGAGTTTCCGGGCGGCACCTGGGAGGCCCGGCGCACCTCCGACCCTGCCCTTTACAACAAGGTGCTGGGCGCCATCCCCTTCAACCGCCTCGGCACGCCCGAGGAGATCGCCAGCGTCGTCATGTTCCTCGCCTCGCCCCACGCAAGCTGGATGACGGCGCAGACGCTGGTGGTGGATGGCGGACAGTTGCTGGGCTGA
- a CDS encoding MBL fold metallo-hydrolase, which yields MALRIHVLGAAHVVTGSCYLFEAGGRRILVDCGMFQGTKTLKALNYGPFPFEAERLDAVLLTHAHIDHSGLIPKLVKAGYRGPIYATRPTIDLCSIMLPDSGHIQEMEVEQLNRRNARSGGEPVEPIYTAEDAVAAMVQFRPVDYGRWLDLGGGGRARWWNAGHMLGSASIEMEFAGAGGDEKPMRVLMSGDLGPDAKLFHPDPDGPVDLDLVVCEATYGDRDRPDTTVGDRRAELAEEVRAAHARGGPLLIPCFAVERTQEILADLLDLMDQGAVPRAPIFLDSPLAIRATEVFRRHAGMLEAGGALARIDTAPDVRFTESVDQSKALARLRGFHIVIAASGMAEAGRIRHHLKNHLWRSTTTVLFVGYQAEGTLGRILRDGAPSVTIHGDAVRVKAAIRIIESYSGHADRGEVLAWLKERGPIRGAVALVHAEERALQAFAPVVGTEVVSPDKVLTPRLEDIIELDRGTARLVLPAHPRRLPPEKVSGPDWHNDSASFLLDLKDALDRAADDRARGVILRRLKKALAEAT from the coding sequence ATGGCCCTGCGCATCCACGTCCTCGGCGCCGCCCACGTCGTCACAGGTTCCTGCTATCTCTTCGAGGCGGGCGGCCGGCGCATCCTCGTCGACTGCGGCATGTTCCAGGGCACCAAGACGCTCAAGGCGCTGAACTACGGACCCTTCCCCTTCGAGGCCGAGCGGCTGGACGCGGTCCTTCTCACCCATGCCCACATCGACCATTCCGGCCTCATCCCGAAGCTCGTCAAGGCGGGCTATCGCGGGCCGATCTACGCGACCCGCCCGACCATCGACCTCTGCTCGATCATGCTGCCGGATTCCGGCCACATCCAGGAAATGGAGGTCGAGCAGCTCAACCGGCGCAATGCGCGCAGCGGCGGCGAGCCCGTCGAGCCGATCTACACCGCCGAGGACGCCGTCGCGGCCATGGTGCAGTTCCGCCCGGTCGACTACGGCCGCTGGCTCGACCTCGGCGGCGGCGGCCGCGCCCGCTGGTGGAACGCCGGCCACATGCTCGGTTCCGCCTCCATCGAGATGGAATTCGCCGGCGCCGGCGGCGACGAGAAGCCGATGCGCGTCCTCATGTCCGGCGACCTCGGGCCCGACGCGAAGCTCTTTCATCCCGACCCCGACGGGCCGGTCGACCTCGACCTCGTCGTCTGCGAGGCGACCTATGGCGATCGCGACCGTCCCGACACCACCGTCGGCGACCGGCGTGCGGAGCTTGCGGAAGAGGTGCGCGCCGCCCATGCCCGCGGCGGGCCGCTGCTCATCCCCTGCTTCGCCGTGGAGCGGACACAGGAGATCCTCGCCGACCTGCTCGACCTGATGGACCAGGGCGCCGTGCCCCGGGCACCGATCTTCCTCGATTCCCCGCTCGCCATCCGCGCCACCGAGGTCTTCCGACGGCACGCGGGGATGCTGGAGGCGGGCGGCGCGCTGGCGCGGATCGATACCGCGCCCGACGTGCGCTTCACCGAGAGCGTCGACCAGAGCAAGGCGCTGGCAAGGCTCAGGGGCTTCCACATCGTCATCGCCGCCAGCGGCATGGCGGAGGCCGGGCGCATCCGCCACCACCTGAAGAACCACCTCTGGCGATCCACCACCACGGTGCTCTTCGTCGGTTACCAGGCGGAGGGCACGCTCGGCCGCATCCTTCGCGACGGTGCGCCCTCGGTGACCATCCACGGCGACGCCGTCAGGGTGAAGGCGGCCATCCGCATCATCGAGAGCTATTCCGGCCATGCCGACCGCGGCGAAGTCCTCGCCTGGCTGAAGGAACGGGGACCGATCCGCGGCGCGGTCGCGCTCGTCCACGCGGAGGAACGCGCTCTCCAGGCCTTCGCGCCCGTGGTCGGCACCGAGGTCGTCTCCCCGGACAAGGTCCTCACCCCGCGCCTCGAGGACATCATCGAGCTCGACCGCGGCACGGCACGGCTCGTCCTGCCGGCCCATCCCCGCCGTCTGCCTCCCGAGAAGGTGTCCGGCCCCGACTGGCACAACGACTCCGCCAGCTTTCTCCTCGACCTCAAGGACGCGCTGGACCGCGCGGCGGACGACCGCGCCCGCGGCGTGATCCTCAGGCGGCTGAAGAAGGCGCTCGCCGAGGCGACCTGA
- a CDS encoding NAD(P)H-dependent oxidoreductase: MAGRRIAVIVGHPDPAPERLCRRLARAYAEGAEDAGHAVRVIDIAAMDIPHLRTQADFETGSGQGDVATAQETLAWAEHWLIVHPLWLGAMPALLKAFFEQVCRPGFAFRYRDKGFPEKLMSGRSAHVVVTMGMPAFAYRWFFFAHGLAALKRNILAFIGVKPVRDTLIGMVDRLDEAKVAALLADMRAAGAAAR, translated from the coding sequence GTGGCCGGGCGCCGCATCGCCGTCATCGTCGGTCATCCCGACCCCGCGCCCGAGCGGCTCTGCCGCCGGCTGGCGCGGGCCTATGCCGAAGGCGCGGAGGATGCCGGCCATGCCGTCCGGGTGATCGACATCGCCGCCATGGACATCCCGCATCTGCGCACCCAGGCAGATTTCGAGACGGGTTCCGGCCAGGGCGACGTTGCCACGGCGCAGGAGACCCTGGCCTGGGCGGAGCACTGGCTCATCGTCCACCCCCTGTGGCTCGGTGCCATGCCGGCCCTGCTGAAGGCCTTCTTCGAGCAGGTCTGCCGGCCGGGCTTCGCCTTCCGCTACCGGGACAAGGGGTTCCCCGAGAAGCTGATGAGCGGGCGCAGCGCCCACGTGGTCGTCACCATGGGCATGCCCGCCTTCGCCTATCGCTGGTTCTTCTTCGCCCACGGCCTCGCCGCGCTGAAGCGCAACATCCTCGCCTTCATCGGCGTGAAGCCGGTGCGGGACACCCTGATCGGCATGGTCGACCGCCTGGACGAGGCCAAGGTCGCGGCCCTCCTCGCCGACATGCGCGCCGCCGGCGCCGCGGCGCGCTGA
- a CDS encoding TIGR00730 family Rossman fold protein: protein MPPSIPLLAANAEQLASPSYRLPALDQDFLLADEQRGVRFMLEYAKAEQALRRWSVKSTIVVFGSTRVRENDNPRHAAWYAAARAFGRIASQHGGALNLGARERENVIATGGGPGLMEAANRGAADIGAPSIGFNIRLPHEQEPNPYSTPELTFLFHYFAMRKMHLAMRANALVVFPGGFGTFDELFEILALVQTGKMRRVPVVLFDEDYWRAVVNFEALADGGMIAEADLALLQFADTPQQVWERIANASGIAPYRDPVAPGEMGEG, encoded by the coding sequence ATGCCGCCGTCCATTCCCCTCCTCGCCGCCAATGCCGAGCAGCTCGCTTCGCCCTCCTATCGCCTGCCCGCCCTCGACCAGGATTTCCTCCTCGCCGACGAACAGCGCGGCGTCCGCTTCATGCTCGAATACGCCAAGGCCGAGCAGGCCCTGCGGCGCTGGAGCGTGAAGTCGACCATCGTCGTCTTCGGCAGCACGCGCGTGCGCGAGAACGACAACCCGCGCCACGCCGCCTGGTATGCGGCCGCGCGCGCCTTCGGCCGCATCGCCTCGCAGCACGGCGGCGCCCTGAACCTCGGGGCAAGAGAGCGCGAGAACGTCATCGCCACCGGCGGAGGGCCCGGCCTGATGGAGGCCGCCAATCGCGGGGCCGCCGACATCGGCGCGCCGTCCATCGGCTTCAACATCCGCCTGCCGCACGAGCAGGAGCCCAACCCCTATTCGACCCCCGAACTCACTTTCCTCTTCCACTACTTCGCCATGCGGAAGATGCACCTCGCCATGCGCGCCAATGCCCTGGTGGTGTTCCCCGGCGGCTTCGGCACCTTCGACGAGCTGTTCGAGATCCTCGCTCTCGTGCAGACCGGCAAGATGCGGCGGGTTCCCGTCGTCCTCTTCGACGAGGATTACTGGCGCGCCGTCGTCAATTTCGAAGCGCTCGCCGACGGCGGCATGATCGCGGAAGCCGACCTCGCCCTCCTGCAGTTCGCCGACACGCCCCAGCAGGTCTGGGAGCGGATCGCCAACGCCTCGGGCATCGCGCCCTACCGAGACCCGGTCGCCCCGGGCGAGATGGGAGAAGGCTGA
- a CDS encoding CaiB/BaiF CoA transferase family protein gives MPRPRPSTALDHIRVLDLTRVRAGPTCCRVLADFGADVIKVEAPPGVDPNENMSGDRHGFDMQNLHRNKRSLTLNLKTEEGRAVFLKLVETADVVVENYRPDVKDRLGIGYEALKSVNPRIILASVSGFGQTGPYRTRAGFDQIAQGMGGLMAITGHAGQGPMRAGIAVADSAAGVYAATGILVALAEREKSGEGQWVQTSLLQAMIAMCDFQAAVYTVDGKVPPQNGNDHPHSTPMGVLPTADGYINVGVGGEGQWKSFCKAVGRDDLAAHPDYANAKQRFRNRPALMGLLGDLFRTEPTAHWLERLESEGVPAGPIYTMDEVFADPQVDHLGMAVPVRHHARGDIRLIAQPLVMSRTPPAIETPVAEPGEHSAEVLAEAGFSTHEIERLRAARIV, from the coding sequence ATGCCCAGACCGCGCCCCTCGACCGCGCTCGACCATATCCGCGTCCTCGACCTGACGCGGGTGCGCGCCGGTCCCACCTGCTGCCGCGTGCTGGCCGATTTCGGTGCCGACGTGATCAAGGTGGAGGCGCCGCCCGGCGTCGATCCCAACGAAAACATGTCGGGCGACCGGCACGGCTTCGACATGCAGAACCTGCATCGCAACAAGCGCTCGCTCACACTCAACCTGAAGACGGAGGAGGGCCGCGCCGTCTTCCTGAAGCTGGTCGAGACCGCTGATGTCGTCGTCGAGAACTACCGACCCGACGTGAAGGACCGGCTTGGCATCGGCTACGAGGCGCTGAAATCGGTCAATCCGCGCATCATCCTCGCCTCGGTCTCGGGCTTCGGCCAGACCGGCCCCTACCGCACCCGCGCCGGCTTCGACCAGATCGCGCAGGGGATGGGCGGCCTTATGGCGATCACCGGCCATGCCGGCCAGGGGCCGATGCGCGCCGGCATCGCCGTCGCCGATTCCGCCGCGGGGGTCTATGCCGCCACCGGCATCCTCGTCGCCCTCGCCGAGCGCGAGAAATCCGGCGAGGGCCAGTGGGTGCAGACCTCGCTGCTGCAGGCCATGATCGCCATGTGCGACTTCCAGGCCGCCGTCTACACGGTGGACGGCAAGGTGCCGCCGCAGAACGGCAACGACCACCCGCATTCGACGCCCATGGGCGTGCTGCCGACCGCCGACGGCTACATCAATGTCGGCGTTGGCGGCGAAGGCCAGTGGAAGAGCTTCTGCAAGGCGGTCGGCCGCGACGATCTCGCCGCCCATCCCGACTATGCCAACGCCAAGCAGCGCTTCAGGAACCGGCCGGCGCTGATGGGCCTTCTCGGCGACCTGTTCCGCACCGAGCCGACGGCGCACTGGCTGGAGCGGCTCGAAAGCGAAGGGGTTCCCGCCGGGCCGATCTACACCATGGACGAGGTCTTCGCCGATCCGCAGGTCGACCATCTCGGCATGGCCGTGCCGGTGCGCCACCACGCCCGCGGCGACATCCGCCTCATCGCCCAGCCCCTCGTCATGTCCCGCACGCCGCCCGCCATCGAGACGCCGGTGGCGGAGCCCGGAGAGCACAGCGCCGAGGTGCTGGCCGAGGCCGGCTTCTCCACCCACGAAATCGAGCGCCTGCGCGCCGCCCGTATCGTCTGA
- a CDS encoding short-chain dehydrogenase/reductase: MDLGLAGRKVIVTGASKGIGQACAEVFAAEGAHVVMVARDATRLAAAAAQIQARHQGPVEITSADLSRPAEREALWANHPDADILVNNAGAIPAGGLLDLSMETWEDAWALKVMGYIHLTKLALAAMKERKSGVIVNIIGMAGRLPRYDYVCGGAGNAALMAFTGAAGGKSQEWGVRIFGINPAGTRTDRIVALSKQRAIAAFGDESRWEEMLTGLPLGRLIDPREIANAAAFLASPACGYVSGATLDVDGGLAFRS; encoded by the coding sequence ATGGATCTCGGACTCGCGGGCAGGAAGGTCATCGTCACTGGTGCGTCCAAGGGTATCGGCCAGGCCTGTGCCGAGGTCTTCGCCGCCGAGGGCGCCCATGTCGTCATGGTGGCGCGCGACGCGACCCGGCTCGCCGCCGCGGCCGCCCAGATCCAGGCCCGCCACCAGGGCCCGGTCGAGATCACGTCCGCCGATCTGTCGCGGCCTGCCGAGCGGGAGGCCCTCTGGGCCAACCATCCCGACGCCGACATCCTCGTCAACAATGCCGGCGCCATCCCCGCCGGCGGCCTTCTCGACCTCTCCATGGAGACGTGGGAGGATGCCTGGGCGCTGAAGGTGATGGGCTATATCCATCTCACCAAGCTCGCCCTCGCCGCCATGAAGGAGCGCAAGAGCGGCGTCATCGTCAACATCATCGGCATGGCCGGCCGCCTGCCCCGCTACGACTATGTCTGCGGCGGCGCCGGCAACGCCGCGCTGATGGCGTTCACGGGGGCCGCAGGCGGCAAGTCGCAGGAATGGGGCGTGCGCATCTTCGGCATCAACCCCGCAGGCACCCGCACCGACCGCATCGTCGCCCTGTCCAAACAAAGGGCAATTGCCGCCTTCGGCGACGAAAGCCGCTGGGAAGAGATGCTCACCGGCCTGCCGCTCGGCCGGCTCATCGACCCCAGGGAGATCGCCAATGCGGCGGCGTTTCTCGCCTCGCCCGCCTGCGGCTATGTCTCCGGCGCGACACTCGACGTCGACGGCGGACTGGCATTCAGGTCCTGA
- a CDS encoding enoyl-CoA hydratase, producing the protein MTEPAPHTPSVRYAVAGGVATLTIDQPAKMNAMTFDMWSSVPGLVKQAEEDRSVRVIVVTGAGDKAFCAGADISQFGAKRTGEEAVRAYDEAVANGMAAIHDAAKPTIAVIRGICFGGGCALALTCDLRFATTDSRFRVPAARLGLGYGFSSVKMMVKKLGVAAVADILISARILDSADAERARVIHRAWSREAFDGEVQAYLDTVAANAPLTLAAIKRSLVELSRPEAEQDAEAVDALVARCFASADYKEGQRAFLEKRLPDFRGE; encoded by the coding sequence GTGACCGAACCTGCCCCGCACACGCCCTCCGTCCGCTATGCCGTCGCCGGCGGCGTCGCCACCCTCACCATCGACCAGCCCGCCAAGATGAACGCCATGACCTTCGACATGTGGTCGAGCGTGCCGGGCCTGGTGAAACAGGCGGAGGAGGATCGCTCGGTTCGGGTGATCGTCGTCACGGGAGCGGGCGACAAGGCCTTCTGCGCCGGCGCCGACATCTCCCAGTTCGGTGCCAAGCGCACCGGCGAGGAGGCCGTGCGCGCCTATGACGAGGCGGTGGCGAACGGCATGGCCGCGATCCACGATGCCGCCAAGCCGACCATCGCCGTCATCCGCGGCATCTGCTTCGGCGGCGGCTGCGCCCTGGCGCTGACCTGCGACCTGCGCTTCGCCACCACCGATTCCCGCTTCCGCGTGCCGGCGGCACGCCTCGGCCTCGGCTACGGCTTTTCCAGCGTCAAGATGATGGTGAAGAAGCTCGGCGTCGCCGCCGTCGCCGACATCCTCATCTCCGCCCGCATCCTCGATTCCGCCGATGCCGAACGCGCCCGCGTCATCCATCGCGCCTGGAGCCGCGAGGCCTTCGATGGCGAGGTGCAGGCCTATCTCGACACGGTCGCCGCCAACGCGCCCTTGACGCTCGCCGCCATCAAGCGCTCGCTGGTCGAGCTCTCCCGCCCCGAGGCCGAGCAGGACGCCGAGGCGGTCGACGCCCTCGTCGCGCGCTGCTTCGCCTCCGCCGACTACAAGGAGGGCCAAAGGGCCTTCCTCGAGAAGCGCCTGCCCGATTTCAGAGGCGAATAG
- a CDS encoding aldehyde dehydrogenase family protein — protein sequence MTTVFRNFIAGEFVNPAKAAPNLNPSNTNEVVGEYAQGSVEDLKAAVAAAKEAFPAWSRSNPQLRYDVLMKASNEVMARKEELGALLSREEGKTLPEGIGEATRAGQILSFFAGEALRLNGELVNSIRPGVGIEITREAVGVVGMITPWNFPIAIPAWKLAPALAYGNTVVIKPADLVPGSAWALVDILNRAGLPKGVLNIVMGRGSVVGQAMLEHPDVAAISFTGSVATGRKVAAACVASTPMKKVQLEMGGKNPLVVLDDADLATAVECAANGAFFSTGQRCTASSRLIVTEGIHDRFVDALTERMKGLVVDDAMKAGTHIGPVVDESQLGQDEKYIAIGRDEGAKLHWGGERLNRDNPGFYLQPALFTEVTNSMRIAREEIFGPVAAVVRAKNYDEALAIANDTEFGLSAGICTTSLKYASHFKRNSEAGMVMVNLPTAGVDYHVPFGGRKGSSYGPREQGAYAREFYTTVKTAYTLA from the coding sequence ATGACCACCGTGTTCCGCAATTTCATTGCCGGCGAATTCGTCAATCCGGCCAAGGCCGCGCCGAACCTCAACCCGTCCAACACCAACGAGGTGGTGGGTGAATATGCGCAAGGCTCCGTCGAGGACCTGAAGGCCGCCGTCGCCGCCGCCAAGGAAGCCTTCCCCGCCTGGAGCCGCTCCAACCCGCAACTGCGCTACGACGTGCTGATGAAGGCCTCCAACGAGGTGATGGCGCGCAAGGAGGAACTCGGCGCGCTGCTGTCCCGCGAGGAGGGCAAGACCCTGCCGGAGGGCATCGGCGAGGCCACCCGCGCCGGCCAGATCCTCTCCTTCTTCGCCGGCGAGGCGCTGCGCCTGAACGGCGAGCTGGTGAACTCCATCCGTCCCGGCGTCGGCATCGAGATCACCCGCGAGGCGGTCGGCGTCGTCGGCATGATCACGCCGTGGAACTTCCCCATCGCCATTCCCGCCTGGAAGCTCGCCCCGGCGCTGGCCTACGGCAACACCGTCGTCATCAAGCCGGCCGACCTCGTGCCGGGCTCGGCCTGGGCGCTGGTGGACATCCTCAACCGCGCCGGCCTGCCGAAGGGCGTGCTCAACATCGTCATGGGCCGCGGCTCGGTGGTCGGCCAGGCGATGCTCGAGCACCCGGACGTCGCCGCCATTTCCTTCACGGGCTCGGTCGCCACCGGCCGCAAGGTGGCCGCCGCCTGCGTCGCCTCCACGCCGATGAAGAAGGTGCAGCTCGAAATGGGCGGCAAGAACCCGCTCGTCGTGCTGGACGATGCGGATCTGGCGACCGCAGTGGAATGCGCCGCCAACGGTGCCTTCTTCTCGACGGGACAGCGCTGCACCGCCTCCTCGCGCCTCATCGTCACCGAGGGCATTCACGACCGCTTCGTCGACGCCCTGACGGAGCGGATGAAGGGCCTCGTGGTGGACGACGCCATGAAGGCCGGCACCCATATCGGCCCGGTGGTGGACGAGAGCCAGCTCGGCCAGGACGAGAAGTACATCGCCATCGGCCGCGACGAGGGCGCGAAGCTCCACTGGGGCGGCGAGCGGCTGAACCGCGACAATCCCGGCTTCTACCTGCAGCCGGCGCTGTTCACGGAGGTGACCAACTCGATGCGCATCGCCCGCGAGGAGATCTTCGGGCCGGTGGCGGCGGTCGTCCGTGCGAAGAATTACGACGAGGCGCTGGCGATCGCCAACGACACGGAGTTCGGCCTGTCGGCGGGCATCTGCACGACCTCGCTGAAATATGCCTCGCACTTCAAGCGCAACTCGGAGGCCGGCATGGTGATGGTCAACCTGCCGACCGCGGGCGTCGACTATCACGTGCCGTTCGGCGGCCGGAAGGGCTCGAGCTACGGCCCGCGCGAACAGGGCGCCTATGCCCGCGAGTTCTACACCACGGTGAAGACGGCCTACACGCTGGCCTGA